In Euphorbia lathyris chromosome 9, ddEupLath1.1, whole genome shotgun sequence, the following are encoded in one genomic region:
- the LOC136206164 gene encoding uncharacterized protein, protein MKRETIPSIIEIEEDDDDFLFQIAEAEATALSDFHSNKRRRDFCSPDAHDAKAVKIEKEGAYMAALRGSKSLIWQQQNPLLNTTSSTKPRANPINGGVTNFNASDPLIPEKSCPCGLGTCIVFTANTERNQGRKFYRCPVRQENGGCGFFEWCDNASGTVTRNIASNGAFPDLPCPCGAGSCLILTAKTGKNIGQQFYKCPLDQGSSCGYFKWCNDNALAANVSKVFNSTGDSFNKTNVPKTGSSCYKCGNEGHWARDCPSASLPNATSPADFGGKIASSTTCYKCNKPGHWAKDCPTASLSNSASAADFGGRTASSGTCYKCNKPGHWARNCTST, encoded by the exons atgaaaagggAAACGATTCCATCCATAATCGAAATCGAGGAGGACGACGATGATTTTCTCTTTCAAATTGCTGAAGCCGAAGCCACCGCCCTATCCGATTTCCACTCCAACAAGCGCCGCCGCGATTTCTGTTCCCCTGACGCCCACGACGCCAAGGCGGTTAAAATTGAGAAGGAGGGTGCTTACATGGCTGCTCTTAGAGGAAGTAAAAGTCTTATCTGGCAACAACAGAACCCTCTCCTAAATACCACCAGTTCAACGAAACCGAGAGCTAACCCTATTAATGGTGGTGTTACCAATTTTAATGCATCTGATCCGTTGATTCCCGAGAAAAGTTGTCCTTGCGGCTTGGGCACTTGTATCGTTTTTACTGCTAATACTGAAAGGAATCAAGGTCGGAAGTTCTATAGATGTCCTGTTAGACAG GAAAATGGTGGATGTGGTTTCTTCGAGTGGTGTGACAATGCTTCTGGGACTGTAACTAGAAATATTGCATCAAATGGTGCATTTCCAGATCTTCCTTGTCCTTGTGGAGCTGGATCTTGCTTAATTCTCACAGCCAAAACTGGGAAAAACATCGGTCAGCAATTCTATAAATGTCCATTAGACCAG GGAAGCTCATGTGGCTACTTCAAGTGGTGCAATGATAATGCTTTAGCAGCAAACGTCTCCAAGGTCTTCAACAGCACAGGTGACTCATTCAACAAAACCAACGTTCCTAAAACTGGATCATCTTGTTACAAATGTGGCAATGAAGGACATTGGGCAAGAGATTGCCCTAGTGCTTCATTACCAAATGCTACTTCCCCTGCTGATTTTGGAGGAAAGATTGCTTCCTCCACTACTTGTTACAAATGCAATAAGCCTGGGCACTGGGCAAAAGATTGCCCTACTGCTTCATTATCCAATTCTGCTTCGGCTGCTGATTTTGGAGGAAGAACTGCATCCTCTGGAACTTGCTACAAATGCAATAAACCTGGGCACTGGGCAAGGAACTGCACTTCTACCTAA